TGACGATTAGTTTGGCGGCTTTGTCCCAGCCGAGGTATTCGAACATCATCACACCTGAAAGGATGACCGAGGAAGGGTTCACCATGTCTTTGCCTGCATATTTGGGAGCCGTGCCGTGCGTGGCCTCGAAGATGGCGTGACCGGTGAGGTAGTTGATATTGGCACCCGGCGCAATGCCAATGCCACCAACCTGCGCGGCCAAAGCGTCGGATAGATAGTCGCCGTTGAGGTTGAGCGTGGCTACCACATCATATTCTGCCGGGCGGAGCAGGATTTGTTGGAGGAAAGCGTCGGCAATGCTATCCTTCACAAGCATTTTGCCTGCGGCAAGGGCTTCGGCTTGGGCTTTGTTGGCGGCATCCTCGCCTTTCGATTCCTTGATGCGGTCGTATTCAGCCCATGTGAACACGCGGTCGCCATACTCGCGTTCGGCCAATGCGTAGCCCCAGTCCTTGAACTTGCCCTCGGTGAATTTCATGATGTTGCCTTTGTGTACGAGCGTCAGCGATTTGCGCTTGTATTTGAAGGCGTATTCCAATGCCGCTCGCACGAGGCGCTCCGTGCCTTCGATGGAGACGGGTTTGATGCCGATGGAGGAGGTTTTTGGGAAGCGTATTTTTTTGACCCCCATTTCATTTTGAAGAAACGCCAGCACTTTGTCGGCTTCGGGAGTGCCAGTTAGATACTCGATGCCCGCGTAGATGTCCTCGGTATTTTCACGGAAAATGACCATGTCCACGAGGCCGGGTTCTTTCACGGGCGAGGGCACGCCCTTGAACCAACGCACCGGACGCACACAGGCGTAGAGGTCGAGTTGTTGGCGAAGCGCCACGTTCAGCGAGCGAATACCGCCGCCCACAGGCGTGGTGAGCGGGCCTTTTATGGCGACTTTATATTCGTCAATGACTTTCAAGGTCTCATCGGGGAGCCAGTTGCCTGTTTTGTTGAAGGCTTTTTCACCCGCGAGCACTTCTTTCCACACGATTTTCTTTTTGCCGTTGTAAGCTTTCTCCACAGCCGCGTCGAGCACGCGCACAGAGGCGGCCCAAATATCAGGCCCCGTGCCGTCGCCCTCGATGAATGGGATGATGGGGTCGTTGGGGACTTTCAGTTTGCCTTTTTTGATGGTGATGGTAGAACCTTGCATTTTTGAATGGTAAGTTAAGAGTGGTGAGTACTATGTTGCAAAATTGGGGCGCTAAGGTAGAGAAATGCCTTAATTTTGCCGCCCGAACTAAGCAACAAACAAAGTGCACGAAATCAGTCCTGACCATTTTTCCCTTGAAACCATTCGCCAAATTGTACTCGAAAGGCATCCGTTGGCCTTGTCAGAAGCATCTGCCCGCCGCATTCATCGCTGTCGGGAATATCTCGACCACAAACTCGCCCAAGCGAACGAACTCTTCTACGGCATCAACACGGGATTCGGCTCCCTTTGCGACATCCGAATCTCCGAGGAAGACATAGAGCAATTACAGCACAACCTAGTGGTGAGTCATGCGTGTGGCACAGGCGACTTGGTGCCGCCCGATGTGGTGCGCCTCATGTTGCTGCTCAAAATTCAGAGCCTCTCCTACGGTTACTCCGGGGTGCGAGAAAAGGTGGTGCGACGCCTGCTCGATTTTTACAATGCCGACATCCTGCCTGTTGTGTTTGAGTTAGGCTCGCTGGGCGCTTCGGGCGACTTGGCTCCGTTGGCGCATTTGAGTTTGCCGCTCATTGGCCTTGGCGAAGTATGGCACGAAGGGCGCAGGCAACGAGCGGATGTGGTGTTGCAATTGCGGGGTTGGCCCCCGTTGGTGTTCAAGGCCAAAGAAGCATTGGCCTTGCTCAACGGCACACAGTTCTCAGCCGCTTATATGGTGTGGTGTCTGATGGAAAGCCGCCGACTGACCCAAATAGCCAACATGAACGCAGCTATTGGCTACGATGCGTTCAACTGTCGCTTGTCGCCACTCGACGCACACATCCATCAGATTCGCCCGCACAAAGGGCAGTTGGAGGCAGCACGGAACGTGTTGCAATGGCTTGAAGACAGTCAAATAGCCCCGAAGGAAAAAACGAGCGTGCAGGACCCCTACGCTTTTCGATGTGTGCCCCAAGTGCATGGTGCCAGCCTCGACGCGCTGGCGCATATCGAACAAATGCTCCTCACCGAAATCAATGCCGTGACGGACAACCCCAACATCTTCCCCGATGATGACTTGATTCTTTCTGGCGGAAACTTTCACGCGCAGCCGCTTGCGTTGCCGCTCGATTATCTGGGCATCGCATTGGCCGAGTTGGGGAGTATCTCCGAGCGCCGCGTCTATCAATTGATAGGTGGTCAGCGCGGCCTCCCCCCATTCTTGACCGACGACCCCGGCCTCCATTCCGGGATGATGATTGCACAATACACGGCGGCTTCCATCGTCAACCAAAACAAGGGGCTTTGCACACCCGCCTCGGTGGATAGCATCATAAGTTGCAATGGTCAAGAAGACCATGTTAGCATGGCGGCGAATGCTGCCACAAAGGCTCGGCGCATTGTGCTTAACTTGGAAAGGCTTTTAGCCATCGAGTTTATGGTGGCCATGCAGGCGCTGGAGTATCGGCGACCGTTGCGCTCGTCGCCAGCCATTGAGTCAATGCACGCCCGCTATCGGGCGGTGGTGCCTCGTCTGGGGCACGACCGCGTTTTGCACGACGACATAGAGGCCACGGTGGTGTTTTTGCGAAAAGCGATGTTGGATGCACACGCTTGATGCTGGGAGCAAAAGAATGGGGAAGATTTGTTTGTTTGGGGGCTTGGGGAGGCTTGACATGTTTTTTACATTGCACTTGCCACCGACGGCCTCCCCAAATCCTCAAATCGCCAATGTTCAATCCCCCCTAAAACCTGAACCCCAAGGTCAAAGCCACATCATTGAAGGCGTTGTCAGTCAGCACGGTGGGGGCACCTACACCTGGGTTCACGATGCCGTCGCCCGTGAATCGGCGATATGCCACGTCTATGAAAAACGATTGCGCCCTGATGCCTGCCCCCAGCGAAAAGGCCGTGGTGAAGCCTGACTCTCCTTTTTCGGGATTGCCCAACAGATTCAAGCCTGCGCGAAAACGAAACTGTTCGAGCGCCAGCTCTCCCCCCAAACGGATGTTGGCAGCCGTTTGGTAGTTGCGCCGGATTTCGTTGTTCAGTTGCCGCTCAAGTGTTTTGTTCTCGTTGTTGGACACATTGGAAGTAAAATTGTATCGGTTTGCGGTGTAATCCACCCACTCCACATCGGCGCTGATGAAGCCGTATTTTTTGAATACAAAAGCAGTGCTGCCGATAAATCTCCACGGCGTGCGCAATTTGTAGTCAAAAACCCCATCGGGCGAAAGAAGTGTTTGCCCTTTGTAAGAGCCGCTTCCATCGCCATAGTCGTAGGCAAACGTGTTGCTGTAGTTGTCAGTCAAGCCCAACGCGGTGGGGGTGTGAAAGGCAACGCCAAGCCGCATCATTTGATTCACGCGATAAATCATGCCCATCTTGAGGTTGATGCCGATGCCTTCCGTCCGCAGATAATCGGTGTAAACCAACCGACCAAAATAAGGGACATTGCCCTCCACATCGCCGCCGGGGTCTCTCTCAACGTACTCACTTTCGAGGCGATAGTTCACAAACGGTACGCCCACCGTCACCCCCACCATGAGTCTTTCATCGTAGTTTCCGGCAAAAGAAAGCGCCATCTCGTTCATGCTGCCGAAGGTGGTGACGGTCTGCGAATGTTCAATCGTCGCATTCTCGTATCCTTCAAAATCATAAGTGAATCTGCCGTCCTGAAAATACAAGGCTTGCGCGTCCCAGGCAAGTTGCGACCCAAAGGGGTTGAGGTCGTCGTCGGTGCCTCCGTTGTTGAACACTGCTTGTGCGTCGTCGAAGAAACCTTTCATAATGGTGCCCGGCGCATCGCCAAAGTAGTAAATCGCTTGATTGTAGTTGTTCATTCGGTTGAAGCCGATGCCTACGTTGAAGGTCTTCCAACGACCCGTGCGAGGAGTGGTGTTGAACACCAAGCCCAAATTGTCGAAGCCAAAGGCGCTCCTGCTTTCGTCCACTGCCGGATTGCCCGGCAAACGGGCATCGGTATTGGCAAAGCGAAGGCTGGGTGTCGCGGTAAATTCATTGGCACGGAAAAGGGCCAAGCCTGCCGGATTGCTGCTTATCGTGCCGAAATCCGCGCCCAAAGCACCCATAGCGCCGCCTACGCCCATGTATCGGGCCGTTCCGCTGGGTTGCAGGAAAGAATATTTGAGGACATCGCTGGCTGTTTGCGCCAACAGTGTGGCCGACATCAACAAAAGGAATGTCGGCATTAGGTACCGTTTCATAGTTCGTTGATTTAGCAGTAGTTAAAATAAGCCGAAAGGGGAAGTTGTTCAAGGAAACGCATCCAAATATCGTGTTTTTTTCGAGAGCACCCGCTTCGGCCTTTTTGAAGGGCAAAGAAAATGGGTGGAAGAAGGTGTTGGTACCAATTTCCACCCATTCACAAAAAAATTGTTGGCGAAAGGAATATCAGTTGCGGCCACCGCCTCGGCTACCGCCACCGCCGCCGCCTCGGCTACCACCGCCAGAACTGCCACCGCTCGAGCCACCGCTGCTGCCCCGGCTGCCGCCCGAAGAGCTCGGGCTGAACGAACGGCCACCACCATCAGAGCCACCGCTGCTGCGGCTGGGCCGAGCATCAGAACCACCACCGCTGGGGCGCGACGGGCGCTCTTGCACCGATGGGCGGTCTTGCGTGGAAGGACGGCTTGGGCGAGCGTCGGAACCACTCGGACGAGTGTCAGAACCGCTTGGGCGCGAAGGCCGGGTTTCTTGTTGTGATGGCTGCTGGCGCGAAGGGCGCGTCTCTTGCGAAGGCTCGCGCGAAGGGCGCGTCTCTGCCGCCGGGCGACGGCTGGGGGTCTCGTTGCCAGAGACTCCTTCACGGCTCGGACGGTCGTTTCTGCCTTGCTGCACGCTTTCACGACCACTCGTGGAGGCAGGGTTTCTGCTCACCGCATCGGAAGTGGGTCTGCGTTCCGTGGCGGATGGCGACACACGCTCCACTTGCTGGTCGGCAGGCGTTCTCACCGATTCGCGGCCATTGGTTCGTGGCCGCATCTCCACTACCGGAACATCTTTCTCGGCAGTAGCCAAGCGTCCGTTGGAGCCGGTGTTGCTGGCTATGCGGGCAAAGCCCGACGAGTTGACACCCGTGCCTCCGCGACGCGGGCCTGTGTAGGTCTGCGGGCGGTAGCCATTGTTGTTCCAGTTGTTGTTATTGTTGTAGTAGTAATTGTTGTTGACCCACACGTTGCCGTAGTAGGGGTTGCAACCATTCCACGTCCAGTAAGGGTCGTAGAAATAGTTGTTCCACACGAACGGGTTGTTCCACGCATTGTAGCCGCCCCAGCCCCAGCCTGCGTTCCAGCCCGTCCAGCTATTCCAGCCAAAGCCGAAACCGCCCCAGGGGTTCCACGGATTCCAAGCGTTCCAAGCGTTCCAGCGTTGCCAGCGGCGCCATCTCCAATAGTCGTTGTAGCCGAAAGTGTAGATGGAAGCGCCCGGCAAAAAGAACGGGTCGTAATAGTAGAGGTCAACGAAGAAAGGGTCGTAGTAGTCAATGGCACGCACCGGGCGATGGAATCGGCGGATACGCGACGAGTACTCGTACGCATAATCGTCTTCTTCATAGTAATAGTCGTCGCCATTGTAGCGGCGAGTGACGTTGTTTGGCTCTTCGTAAGTCTCTCTGTACGTCGTAGTCGAACGCCTTGTGTCGGTTGACGGGTCGTAGTAGAGGTCGTCTTGTGCTTGGGCCGGCATGGAGAGTGCCAGCGCGAACAGCGCGACGAACATCCAAATCAATGACTTTTTATTTCCTTTCATGGTGTGAAAATTTTTTGTGCGCGTTCTGTTGCGCCATGATTTGCAGGGTCAAAATTAGAAGGTTTGCGTACTTTTTTTGGTTAAAACCGATTTAAAGTGAACGACTTTAGTCCGTTAAAGTTCGCTTAAACCCACCGAACCGCAAAAGGCAATTGTTAAAAACTTTGCTTTCAGACAAAATTGGGTGTCGGCGGTTACTTTTTAAACAAGTGTTTAACCGAGATTTAACGGCGTTTGCCCGCATGAACTTGCTTCACTGGCGAAGTTAGGTCAATCTTCTTAAAAGAGGCTGACATACCCAATGTGAAATTTCACTGCCCGAAAATCCAGTGGGTCGGCGTTGTCTCTTTTGCCTACGGCGAGGCTGATTCCGAAGATGCCGGCCGGTGTCTCGAATGTCAGCCCTCCGCCCATGCCCAATGGGCGCAGGAACACGCGGGCGCTGTTGGTCACGTTTTCCACATAGCCATAATCGCCAAAGGCGGCGAGGTACGAGTTGAGTCCGAGCAGCAAGCGCAGTTCCGCCGTAGTCACCACAAAGCGCGAAGCGAAAATGCTCTCCTCATCGAAGCCACGCAGCAATTTGTTCCCGCCAAGCCGATATTGTTCATTGTTGTACACTGGTCTTTTTGAAAAGATGCCGCCGCCGCGCACGGCCAGTTTTAAAGTGGTGCGTTGAAAAAACGGGACATAAGCCTCTGCTCTCCCTTCCACGCGGTATCGTGCTTGCCTGACGGCCACCGTGTCGTAAAGGCTTGCGAAACTAAATAGAGGGTCGTCGGGGTCGCGCAAATTCTCGATTTGGCTGTTGCGGCGCACGGTATTGAAGCCTGCCAACGAACGCACTTGCGCCGCCCAACCTTGTCGCGGGTTGAAACGATAGTCCAGACGAGTCAACCCGACCTCAAAACCATAGCCATTCTGCCGAAAGTCGAGATTGGGTGGAAGCAGGCGGCTGCGCAACACCGCGCTTGTGTCCACTTTTTGGAGCGAAGAGGTTTTGTTTTCCCAAAGCAACTTCACATAATCGCCCCCGACGAATAGATAGGACACGCCCAGCTCCCCTTGCGCGTCCACCCATGTGCTGTCGCGGCGAAAAATGTTGAGTCGCCCATCCACGCCAAATGGCGAACCGAGCAAATAGGGCACGCCCGCTTGCACGTCGAGCTCTTGAGTTTCTGGCCGCAGCCGCTCGAACTCTGCGGCAAATCGTTCGCCGAAGTTGAGCGCATTTTGAAAGGCCGCGTTGAGCGAGCCTGTGAGCAAAAGCCTGCCGTCCGTCGCGTCGGGTTGAGGCAACAAGCCTATGATGAAGTCGAAGCGGCTGGCTTTTTTTTTCTGCAAGAAGAGATTCACGGTTGCCTCCCCTACTTCCGATGGGCTGGTTGTTCCAGTAGAGGTGGTAGGCTTGCCCGAAAAAGTCACGGTAGGATTGCCCGTTGTTTCCAAAAACAACAGGGTGCGCATTTGTTCGCGGAGGCGCAACACTTGGGCACGGCTGTAAGGGCTGCCGGGTTTCAAGCCCAAATAGTTGGGCAAGTAAGCGGCTGGCAATTTCACGTCGCCGTTGATGTTGATTTGTTTAAAAACAAAAAAGCGCCCGCGCTCGATTTGCAACATCGCCGATACGCCGCCGTCGGGTGCTATCTCGATACTATCGAGCCAGACGCGGGCGAATGGGTAGCCGTTGTTTTCGGCCTGTTTCAAAATGTCTTCCTGTAGTCGCAGCACCGCGTCGTGGCGCAAAGGCTTTCCCTCGAAGGATTTTTCCCGAAAGCCTGCGGCGCGAAGCCATTCCTTGTTGTCAAACAAAACAGGCCGAAGCGTCAACCAGCGCATTTCGGGGCCAAGGTGCAGCGTCGCCACAAAAAGACGAGCGGTATCGTCGCCCGTGGGTTGGCGCAAAGTATCAATGGAAGCGGCGAGGAAGGATTGTTGTCGAAAATGCTGGAGCAAGTCGCGGCAAAGCGGGACAACGGAAACTGAATCGTCGGGTAGTTCAAACACCGCGACACCCGGAAACTCTTCTACTGGTTTGAGGCGAAAATCATTTATTTTTTCAGAAAAAACAGCCTGCTCGGTAGCGGCAATATGCAGGCTGAGCGTGGTTTGGGAAAGAAGAAAACAAAGGGGGCAAAGCAAAAAAGAGAGGGATAGAAATGCGGTTCTTGTTCGCTTTTTTTTGCTTTTTTGTAAAAATCCATCCGCGCCACGGCGAGTTGCCACCCGCTTGCGCCTTCGCAGCGTGGACGGATTTTTACAAAATGACCAAGTTCGCATCATATCGCCCGCTATGACGCACACGAAGCGCCGATGGTTGCGTCGAGCGTAGGGGCGCATGGCTCAATGATGCCTTGTCAATCACAGACCAATGATTTTCTTCAACAGCGCCTCGTCCACCGCCGCGCCGGCGAAGTCGTCGAAAGCCCGCTCGGTGACTTTGATGATGTGGTCGGCGATGAATGGGGCTCCTTCGCGGGCACCTTGCTCCGAGTCCTTGATGCAACATTCCCATTCCAACACTGCCCAACCGTCGTAGTCGTATTGGGCAAGCTTGGAGAAAATAGAGGCAAAATCCACTTGACCGTCGCCGAGCGAGCGGAAGCGCCCGGGGCGGTCCACCCAGCCCTGATAGCCGCCATACACGCCGCTTTTGCCCGTTGGGTTGAACTCTGCATCCTTGACGTGGAACATCTTGATGCGCTCGTGATAGAAATCAATATATTGCAAATAGTCAAGTTGTTGCAGCACAAAATGTGAAGGGTCGTAGAGAATGTGGCAACGCGGGTGATTGCCAGTGGCCTCCAAGAATCGCTCGAACGTGACCCCGTCGTGGAGGTCTTCGCCGGGGTGGATTTCGTAGCAAAGGTCAACGCCACATTCATCGAACACGTCGAGGATGGGTCTCCAGCGGTTGGCCAATTCCTTGAAGGCGGCCTCCACCAAGCCCGCGGGGCGTTGCGGCCAAGGATAGACGGTGTGCCATATCAACGCGCCCGAAAAAGTGACGTGGGCGTTCAGCCCAAGATTGCGGCTGGCGCGAGCGGCGTTTTTCAAGGTTTGGATAGCCCACTCGGTGCGGGCTTTCGGGTGGCCGTGCAGGTGCGGCGGCGCGAAGGCATCGAACATGAGGTCGTAAGCGGGATGCACCGCCACGAGCTGGCCTTGTAGGTGGGTGGAGAGCTCGGTGATTTGCACGCCGCACGCCTCGACGCGACCTTTGAGGTCGTCGCAGTACGTCTTGGATTCGGCAGCCTTTTCGAGGTCAATCAGTCGGCTTTCCCAAGTGGGTATCTGCACGCCGACGTAGCCAAGCGAGGCGGCCCATTTGCAAATGGGTTCGAGCGCGTTGAACGGTGCTTTGTCGCCCATGAACTGGGCCAAGAAAATAGCAGGACCTTTTATCGTTTTCATGCAAGAAAGATGTGTTTGATACGTCGAGCAAAGAAAGGGAATCTGTTGCCTTCACCGACGAATAAATTTGGGCAAAAAAGGCAAGAGGCATCGCCGTGCCAACGTTGGTGTATGAAGGTGTGGCCGCCAATATCCAATGCGGCAAGCCCTGTTTTTCTCTCGAACAACCTACCTTTCACCCCTCAAAAAAAGTGCTTTCACCGAGGCCCCTTTCTGAATGGGACGTGTCGAAAGTTTTGCTCAACCAACAATCGCACTCGTCATGGTTTTCAATCTTTCCGAAAAAAACTCTATTGCCAACCAGTTCATCGCCGAATTGCGGAACGTGGAAATTCAAAAAGACCGGCAGCGTTTTCGCCGCAATTTGGAGCGCGTGGGCGAAGTGCTGGCCTACGAAATTTCTCAAACGCTGCAATATGAATTGTACGAAGTGGAAACTCCCCTCGGCGTGTCGCCCGTCATGTTGCCCGCGCAGCGCATCGTGTTGGGCACGGTATTGCGTGCCGGCCTGCCCATGCACCAAGGGATGCTGAACTATTTCGACTCGGCGGACAACGCTTTCATCTCGGCCTTTCGGAGGCTTCACAAAGACGGCTCATTCGATATCCAACTCGACTATGTGACCACCCCCGACCTCACCGACTGTGTGCTCATCCTCAGCGACCCCATGTTGGCTACGGGGGCTTCCGTGAACGTGGCCTTGCAGGAGCTCCTGCGCTTTGGCACACCCGCCGTCATCCACGTTGCCACTGTCATTGCTAGCACGGCAGGTCTTGATACCGTTCGCAGGCGCTATCCCAGAGCCACTATTTGGGCAGGCGCCATAGATGAGGAATTGACCGCAAAGTCATACATCGTCCCAGGCTTGGGCGACGCGGGGGATTTGGCTTACGGGAACAAGCAACCGTGACGA
This genomic interval from Saprospiraceae bacterium contains the following:
- the upp gene encoding uracil phosphoribosyltransferase — encoded protein: MVFNLSEKNSIANQFIAELRNVEIQKDRQRFRRNLERVGEVLAYEISQTLQYELYEVETPLGVSPVMLPAQRIVLGTVLRAGLPMHQGMLNYFDSADNAFISAFRRLHKDGSFDIQLDYVTTPDLTDCVLILSDPMLATGASVNVALQELLRFGTPAVIHVATVIASTAGLDTVRRRYPRATIWAGAIDEELTAKSYIVPGLGDAGDLAYGNKQP
- the icd gene encoding NADP-dependent isocitrate dehydrogenase, which translates into the protein MQGSTITIKKGKLKVPNDPIIPFIEGDGTGPDIWAASVRVLDAAVEKAYNGKKKIVWKEVLAGEKAFNKTGNWLPDETLKVIDEYKVAIKGPLTTPVGGGIRSLNVALRQQLDLYACVRPVRWFKGVPSPVKEPGLVDMVIFRENTEDIYAGIEYLTGTPEADKVLAFLQNEMGVKKIRFPKTSSIGIKPVSIEGTERLVRAALEYAFKYKRKSLTLVHKGNIMKFTEGKFKDWGYALAEREYGDRVFTWAEYDRIKESKGEDAANKAQAEALAAGKMLVKDSIADAFLQQILLRPAEYDVVATLNLNGDYLSDALAAQVGGIGIAPGANINYLTGHAIFEATHGTAPKYAGKDMVNPSSVILSGVMMFEYLGWDKAAKLIVKGLERSIRKKRVTYDFERLMKGATKLKCSEFGSEIIANM
- the hutH gene encoding histidine ammonia-lyase, with product MHEISPDHFSLETIRQIVLERHPLALSEASARRIHRCREYLDHKLAQANELFYGINTGFGSLCDIRISEEDIEQLQHNLVVSHACGTGDLVPPDVVRLMLLLKIQSLSYGYSGVREKVVRRLLDFYNADILPVVFELGSLGASGDLAPLAHLSLPLIGLGEVWHEGRRQRADVVLQLRGWPPLVFKAKEALALLNGTQFSAAYMVWCLMESRRLTQIANMNAAIGYDAFNCRLSPLDAHIHQIRPHKGQLEAARNVLQWLEDSQIAPKEKTSVQDPYAFRCVPQVHGASLDALAHIEQMLLTEINAVTDNPNIFPDDDLILSGGNFHAQPLALPLDYLGIALAELGSISERRVYQLIGGQRGLPPFLTDDPGLHSGMMIAQYTAASIVNQNKGLCTPASVDSIISCNGQEDHVSMAANAATKARRIVLNLERLLAIEFMVAMQALEYRRPLRSSPAIESMHARYRAVVPRLGHDRVLHDDIEATVVFLRKAMLDAHA
- a CDS encoding BamA/TamA family outer membrane protein, giving the protein MLCPLCFLLSQTTLSLHIAATEQAVFSEKINDFRLKPVEEFPGVAVFELPDDSVSVVPLCRDLLQHFRQQSFLAASIDTLRQPTGDDTARLFVATLHLGPEMRWLTLRPVLFDNKEWLRAAGFREKSFEGKPLRHDAVLRLQEDILKQAENNGYPFARVWLDSIEIAPDGGVSAMLQIERGRFFVFKQININGDVKLPAAYLPNYLGLKPGSPYSRAQVLRLREQMRTLLFLETTGNPTVTFSGKPTTSTGTTSPSEVGEATVNLFLQKKKASRFDFIIGLLPQPDATDGRLLLTGSLNAAFQNALNFGERFAAEFERLRPETQELDVQAGVPYLLGSPFGVDGRLNIFRRDSTWVDAQGELGVSYLFVGGDYVKLLWENKTSSLQKVDTSAVLRSRLLPPNLDFRQNGYGFEVGLTRLDYRFNPRQGWAAQVRSLAGFNTVRRNSQIENLRDPDDPLFSFASLYDTVAVRQARYRVEGRAEAYVPFFQRTTLKLAVRGGGIFSKRPVYNNEQYRLGGNKLLRGFDEESIFASRFVVTTAELRLLLGLNSYLAAFGDYGYVENVTNSARVFLRPLGMGGGLTFETPAGIFGISLAVGKRDNADPLDFRAVKFHIGYVSLF
- a CDS encoding sugar phosphate isomerase/epimerase; translated protein: MKTIKGPAIFLAQFMGDKAPFNALEPICKWAASLGYVGVQIPTWESRLIDLEKAAESKTYCDDLKGRVEACGVQITELSTHLQGQLVAVHPAYDLMFDAFAPPHLHGHPKARTEWAIQTLKNAARASRNLGLNAHVTFSGALIWHTVYPWPQRPAGLVEAAFKELANRWRPILDVFDECGVDLCYEIHPGEDLHDGVTFERFLEATGNHPRCHILYDPSHFVLQQLDYLQYIDFYHERIKMFHVKDAEFNPTGKSGVYGGYQGWVDRPGRFRSLGDGQVDFASIFSKLAQYDYDGWAVLEWECCIKDSEQGAREGAPFIADHIIKVTERAFDDFAGAAVDEALLKKIIGL